The following coding sequences lie in one Metopolophium dirhodum isolate CAU chromosome 5, ASM1992520v1, whole genome shotgun sequence genomic window:
- the LOC132945016 gene encoding uncharacterized protein LOC132945016 → MDEFWSNVNDAECLEVLDTVENLGLYDFQDSYTTLVNGKRVSSANTTSAVRLKKLRLNLVKSSGFTQISTSSNQTITWYYVKNTNNIQNYIYFLDSIKSELVDLLKSIASKNPIKFNLKLEATYNIPNVEYSSENRAFKTSAKAIFCDTGVQEIVEEAFAKLMKEQDEYTSKGSGFTLQCIDGLMLGVYKYKPIGGSSYIQLPGAIENKKAVINPQNLDSQCFKWAILAKHVTGNNKHRVGDNYFKHQEKYNFTNLSFPTPLHQVKIFEKNNPNVSVNVYGIDKQFQPPKFPEYKVFPLKVVHEEKPDHFDLLLISDQDDNTHYSYISNFSRLISAQKTKHNGQLIFCKRCFTSFDKQQYKYKLNGVAGLEQHKLICGEHKPILPQLPEPGSILEFTAWDKTQRHPIVIYADFEAILKKSDEKIGEKTTAFQEHAPMSYGFMVKANEEIPVELLEKFGIPTSPVIYRGNENNKDVARHFIDSIVNIGQKIEKLLKTNTPIIFTIEQRRTHETCNTCNLCKTKFSHEDHKVADHCHLSGKFRQSLCNTCNLKLQTPNFVPVFFHNLSNYDAHFIVTRLGYDTNSISVIPNSEEKFITFSKYISNFFTLRFIDTLRFMASSLSTLSKNLITPGFEKFRDSAKHFSTQDLPLVTRKGVYPYDYTDEWDKLEETSLPAKKYFYSTLDESHIKHEDFEHANTVWNHFNCQTLGEYSDLYLKIDVLLLTDVFENFRDLCIRTYHLDPSFYYTAPGFSFDCMLKYTGQQLELISDYDILLMFEKGIRGGLTQASMRYAKANNEKTPDYDPTQPKSWLVYQDCNNLYGYAMSQFMPYGGFKWVEPKLEGLNDLNDRSPIGRMYEVDISYPKELHDKHNDLPFLPKNSIPPGSKVKKLMATLESKKNYVIHYRNLQQAIANGLVVEKVHRVVQFNQSDWLKKYIELNTEMRKKARNDFEKDFFKLLNNAVFGKTMESLRKRFKMELVCSEKRLQKLINLTIFKHCTTYDETLNAVSLENKIIMFNKPIYIGFAVLEISKTVMYDYHYNVMHAHYRDKIELMYTDTDSLVYYIQTDDFYKDLENNSNLLDRMDTSDLPQDHPCYIAERKKIPGLFSDETNSEVMTHFCGLRAKSYSYKINGKEKIRAKGIRGHVVRNHMNFNDHYRCLFGDTTLDVMTENVSIRSFKHRLKTIKSIKLTYNSFDDKRVILEDQIHTLAHGHYSIEDTRTLEQAEAELIQLPEAELDR, encoded by the exons ATGGACGAATTTTGGAGTAACGTGAATGACGCTGAATGCTTGGAAGTTCTAGACACCGTTGAGAATCTCGGACTTTATGATTTTCAag attcATACACTACGCTCGTTAATGGCAAACGTGTCTCCAGTGCAAATACAACGTCGGCTGTAAGgctaaaaaaattacgtttaaatcTCGTAAAGTCTTCAGGATTTACACAAATCTCTACATCATCAAATCAGACAATTACCTGGTATTACGTGaaaaataccaacaatattcaaaactatatcTACTTTCTTGACTCGATTAAATCCGAACTAGTCGATTTACTAAAATCAATTGCGAGTAAAAATCCgatcaagtttaatttaaagCTTGAGGCGACATATAATATACCGAATGTGGAATATTCATCGGAAAACCGTGCTTTTAAAACATCGGCTAAGGCGATTTTCTGTGATACCGGAGTACAGGAAATTGTTGAAGAGGCATTCGCTAAATTAATGAAAGAGCAAGACGAGTATACAAGCAAGGGTAGTGGTTTCACATTACAATGTATAGACGGTTTAATgttaggtgtatataaatataaacctatAGGCGGCTCATCATACATACAACTACCAGGcgcaatagaaaataaaaaagctgTGATTAATCCGCAGAACTTAGACTCACAATGCTTCAAATGGGCGATCCTAGCAAAACATGTCACAGGAAATAATAAACATCGTGTtggtgataattattttaaacaccaagaaaaatataattttacaaatctaTCATTTCCAACACCACTACATCaggttaaaatttttgaaaaaaataatccaaacgTCTCTGTCAATGTTTACGGTATTGATAAACAATTTCAACCACCAAAATTTCCGGAATATAAAGTATTTCCACTAAAAGTAGTACATGAAGAAAAACCCGATCACTTTGATCTTTTACTAATTTCAGACCAGGACGATAATACTCACTATAGTTACATCTCTAATTTTTCAAGACTCATTAGCGCTCAAAAAACCAAACATAATGGGCAGTTAATTTTCTGCAAACGGTGCTTTACATCATTCGATaaacaacaatacaaatataaattaaacggaGTTGCAGGACTtgaacaacataaattaatatgtggGGAACACAAGCCCATACTACCTCAGTTACCTGAACCCGGATCAATACTCGAGTTTACTGCATGGGATAAAACGCAACGTCATCCTATAGTAATTTACGCGGATTTCGAAGCAATTCTAAAGAAAAGTGATGAGAAAATTGGAGAAAAAACAACAGCTTTTCAAGAACACGCGCCCATGAGCTATGGGTTTATGGTTAAAGCAAATGAAGAAATACCAGTGGAACTGCTTGAAAAATTCGGAATTCCGACATCGCCTGTAATTTACCgtggaaatgaaaataataaagacgTGGCGAGACATTTTATAGATAGTATTGTGAATATAggtcaaaaaattgaaaaactactCAAAACAAACACCcctataattttcacaattgaACAGCGGAGAACACATGAAACATGTAATACTTGTAATTtatgcaaaaccaaattttctcATGAAGATCATAAAGTGGCTGATCATTGTCATTTATCAGGGAAATTTAGACAATCATTATGCAATACGTGTAATCTTAAACTTCAAACACCTAACTTCGTACcagtattttttcataatttatcaaattatgatGCACATTTTATTGTCACTCGCCTCGGGTATGATACAAACTCTATCTCGGTAATACCAAACAGCGAAGAAAAGTttattacgttttcaaaatacattAGCAACTTCTTCACATTAAGATTTATCGACACACTAAGATTTATGGCCTCCAGTTTATCAacactttcaaaaaatttaattacaccAGGATTTGAAAAGTTTAGAGACAgtgcaaaacatttttctacACAAGATTTACCACTAGTTACTCGTAAGGGGGTATACCCGTATGACTACACAGATGAATGGGATAAGCTTGAAGAAACCAGTTTACcggcgaaaaaatatttttacagtacaTTGGACGAATCACATATAAAACATGAGGATTTTGAGCATGCAAATACAGTTTGGAATCATTTCAACTGTCAAACACTCGGGGAATACTctgatctttatttaaaaatcgacgTGCTGCTGCTGACTgatgtgtttgaaaatttccgAGATCTCTGTATAAGAACTTACCATCTGGACCCATCATTTTACTACACAGCACCGGGATTTAGTTTTGACTGTATGCTGAAATACACGGGTCAACAACTTGAACTGATTTCggattatgatattttgttaatGTTCGAGAAAG GAATTCGTGGCGGCTTGACCCAGGCGAGCATGAGATATGCAAAGGCGAATAATGAAAAGACACCAGATTATGATCCAACACAACCAAAATCATGGCTTGTTTATCAGGATT GTAACAACTTGTACGGTTACGCAATGTCACAATTCATGCCATACGGAGGATTTAAGTGGGTTGAGCCGAAACTAGAGGGGTTAAATGATTTAAACGATAGATCACCAATCGGGCGGATGTATGAGGTCGATATATCATATCCAAAAGAACTTCACGACAAGCATAATGATCTGCCATTCCTACCGAAAAATAGTATTCCACCTggttcaaaagttaaaaaacttaTGGCGACTTTAGAATCAAAGAAAAACTATGTGATTCATTATCGGAACCTGCAGCAGGCTATAGCCAATGGACTCGTTGTGGAAAAA gtTCACAGAGTTGTGCAGTTTAATCAGTCGGACTggcttaaaaaatacatagaattAAACACTGAGATGCGGAAAAAAGCGAGGAATGACTTTGAAAAGGATTTCTTCAAACTCTTAAACAATGCCGTTTTTGGGAAAACCATGGAATCTTTAAGGAAACGTTTTAAAATGGAGCTTGTTTGTAGTGAAAAACGTTTGCAAAAACTTATAAATCTTACTATATTCAAACACTGTACTACGTATGACGAAACCCTCAACGCTGTCtcattagaaaacaaaattatcatgtttaacaagccaatatatatag GTTTTGCAGTGTTGGAAATTTCCAAGACCGTCATGtatgattatcattataacGTTATGCATGCTCATTATAGGGATAAAATTGAGCTCATGTATACTGATACAg attcacTGGTATACTATATTCAAACCGATGATTTTTACAAAGACCTGGAGAATAATTCCAATTTACTCGATCGAATGGATACATCAGACTTACCACAAGATCATCCATGTTACATTGCCGAGCGAAAGAAAATCCCTGGTTTGTTTTCCGATGAAACAAATTCAGAGGTTATGACGCATTTCTGTGGGCTCAGAGCAAAGTCTTATTCATATAAGATCAATGGCAAGGAGAAGATCAGGGCAAAAGGAATCCGCGGGCATGTAGTCAGAAACCATATGAATTTCAACGATCATTATCGCTGTCTGTTTGGTGATACAACTTTGGATGTGATGACGGAGAATGTCTCTATCCGGTCGTTCAAACATCGATTGAAGACTattaaatcaatcaaattaacttataatagtttCGATGACAAGAGGGTTATACTTGAGGATCAAATACATACCTTGGCTCACGGTCACTACTCTATAGA GGACACCAGAACACTAGAGCAAGCAGAAGCCGAATTAATACAACTTCCGGAAGCCGAGCTAGacagatag